A window from Candidatus Krumholzibacteriota bacterium encodes these proteins:
- a CDS encoding DUF4197 domain-containing protein, whose translation MALSKFRLLAAVTVFSLTLSGCSVLDGELGKVLEIGGGPNGALDERTVAAGIKEALRVGSDRTVESTSRRGGFLENRLIHIAIPEQLLKPAGIMRDFGMGNLVDELESGMNRAAELAAAEAKQVLWNAITEMTVQDAFGILRGGDNAATEYFRRKTGPVLRKRFHPIVESKIESIGLSRVYNRFADAYNIIDIEGKPELVELDEYVTSRALDGLFTVLGREELKIREDPVARTTELLRRVFGQDEAQSPG comes from the coding sequence ATGGCGCTATCGAAATTCCGGCTTCTGGCAGCTGTGACTGTTTTTTCCCTGACTCTGTCCGGTTGCTCCGTCCTGGACGGGGAGCTTGGAAAGGTTCTGGAAATAGGAGGCGGCCCGAACGGGGCGCTCGACGAGCGAACCGTGGCAGCGGGGATAAAGGAAGCCCTCCGGGTGGGATCGGACAGAACCGTTGAATCCACTTCACGGAGGGGCGGGTTCCTGGAGAACAGGCTGATACACATAGCCATCCCGGAGCAGCTGCTCAAACCTGCCGGTATTATGAGGGATTTCGGGATGGGAAACCTGGTGGACGAGCTGGAATCCGGCATGAACAGGGCGGCCGAGCTGGCCGCCGCCGAGGCGAAACAGGTCCTGTGGAACGCCATAACGGAGATGACCGTTCAGGATGCCTTCGGGATTCTGAGGGGCGGGGATAACGCCGCCACCGAATACTTCCGCCGGAAAACAGGGCCGGTCCTTAGAAAGAGGTTTCATCCCATAGTCGAGAGCAAGATCGAGAGTATCGGGCTATCCCGGGTTTACAACAGGTTCGCGGACGCTTACAACATCATAGATATCGAAGGAAAACCCGAGTTGGTGGAGCTGGACGAGTACGTTACCAGCCGGGCTCTGGACGGGCTGTTCACCGTTCTGGGAAGAGAAGAACTTAAAATCAGGGAAGACCCCGTCGCCCGCACCACCGAGCTTCTAAGGCGCGTTTTCGGACAGGACGAAGCTCAATCCCCCGGATAA
- a CDS encoding lytic murein transglycosylase, with translation MKRFLILTLLFMLPRGVSGMANVASEQPEKFNRLYRLVRKNYSGAELRKLFSSPDVARMEEKTDRNLRFLLNPLSIRKQKTQHENAFLKDIDREFIDKGARFFEEHRGIFKEVYHRFKVQPADIIAILNSESSLGSITGSQKIIQIFIGQYFLWEEYIEGFEKEGAFGEKGAMTRAEAMKRGRRLEKSALYNLAALLNHGAEMNFDPAEVRGSRAGAIGYCQFMPASMRFALDGDGDSRIDLFSMPDAIFSVANFLAEHKYRERGREYSFKRYNPDSTYVRGIKKHSEMLKEAGVKI, from the coding sequence ATGAAACGTTTTCTTATTCTGACATTGCTCTTTATGCTGCCCCGGGGCGTTTCCGGAATGGCAAATGTCGCCTCCGAGCAGCCGGAGAAGTTCAACCGGCTCTACAGGCTGGTCAGGAAGAACTATTCGGGAGCTGAGCTCAGAAAGCTCTTCAGCTCTCCTGATGTGGCGCGGATGGAGGAAAAAACGGACAGGAATCTCAGGTTTCTATTGAATCCGCTTTCTATCAGGAAACAGAAGACTCAGCACGAAAATGCATTTCTGAAAGATATTGACAGGGAATTTATCGACAAGGGGGCCCGGTTCTTCGAAGAGCACAGAGGGATATTCAAAGAGGTTTACCATAGATTCAAGGTCCAGCCCGCTGACATAATCGCGATCCTCAACTCGGAGAGCAGCCTGGGGAGCATAACAGGAAGCCAGAAAATCATTCAGATCTTCATTGGCCAGTACTTTTTGTGGGAAGAATATATCGAGGGATTTGAAAAAGAGGGCGCATTCGGGGAAAAAGGCGCGATGACCCGGGCAGAAGCCATGAAAAGAGGCCGCAGGCTTGAAAAGAGCGCTCTTTACAACCTTGCCGCCCTTCTCAATCACGGAGCGGAGATGAACTTTGATCCTGCTGAAGTAAGGGGATCCAGGGCGGGTGCAATCGGATACTGCCAGTTCATGCCCGCTTCTATGCGGTTCGCCCTGGACGGAGACGGTGACAGCCGGATAGATCTCTTCAGCATGCCGGATGCTATTTTTTCAGTAGCAAATTTTCTGGCAGAACATAAATACAGGGAACGGGGAAGAGAATATTCTTTCAAACGGTACAATCCGGACAGCACATACGTTAGAGGTATAAAAAAACACTCCGAGATGCTGAAAGAGGCCGGAGTTAAGATATAA
- a CDS encoding tautomerase family protein produces the protein MPVIHAHVWKGFGKEKAEKVIKGIIRVFADLEVPEEAVDVLVHEVPMTNWGIGGVPASKKFSDRYESDD, from the coding sequence ATGCCGGTAATTCACGCGCATGTTTGGAAAGGTTTCGGAAAAGAAAAGGCAGAAAAGGTGATTAAGGGTATAATCAGAGTATTCGCGGATCTTGAAGTTCCCGAAGAGGCCGTTGATGTGCTGGTGCATGAAGTGCCTATGACGAACTGGGGGATTGGCGGAGTACCTGCCTCGAAAAAGTTCAGTGACAGATATGAATCGGATGACTGA
- a CDS encoding translocation/assembly module TamB domain-containing protein encodes MKLRSAVKYLFIAGGGLILLIAVLLIFATLPPGEDILRRVIQGRVSAITHQETLIGDLETDIISRLIIRDINIPAPDSIGGGVKIGAVELNYRLKPLLNRKVIIDSIKIRSPRLNIVRDSTGGYNLPLLNSLLAPPEDSLRETAVQGGRWNIEAGAVRITGADISYIDRLVPVNFRLGQILFLAGSPGSGHTGRSARIKIGTGMMKYQTLPEIPFSFFYSGEISEGLIVSDSTRLAVGGFILSVTGSVETDGEYLSDLQLGLQGEPLPVISQIMESLELPVDKIGGRLSAAANLKGPLSFPRGDARVVLPEIHYRGLVFKDCLLKVRGGPDTLAVDTLRAAAAEGVILADGFLSYSDGLKGRADLAFSSVRTENIWAIFREPPSPLRSGLEGHVSLDLNGPRWQEWDVTAEVQSRGTRYMSRPFEDTELSLRLRDRRLNLDFSQEYCRVTGNVILGDSTLEGSVDAGIDRLELLAELLDAGQLSGMMTAKMDIEGTYGSPDLKAEIKAESLQVRGVFLDALYCMGRMEGTEIFLDSLSCGRDSLLVRAAGYFDRISASGRLSACLYDSGRGRVADSADWPEPTDIGKSAGCLDLDFSFPQTGSFYLKGSGRGMDIDALASAVSDTITAGGVAEFEVTARGPVDSLRAGLRLEVERPSCRGVRMDSLRLDSSFENGILRVEKVYLKRAAQSLRGQLYMELAEDDSGGWTVTPGSPTSGRIDVEQFNLEQFGSLFPEGWSIKGLAWIDLDWDGIIFDPKPEGSLRVESAAWGRAGEEAQSVSGINISGTLADSVFILDTAEANVNGTPVSLNGSATLIPENRLKIDLRGGMEAAQVFTARGILSREEQDLNIEMDSLNVRIFEPFVPGVKLTKGQLFASVHLSSTPEKNDITGNIRGRGLEIQPQALDRPVTKGRFLAEFDGGTIRMEALSARLGGGVITGSGYANLDTTGISDISMLLHGRRVGFVINHDLEVNIDSLDVFWERDGAYYKLGGNIDPGKIRYTRNFHPASIMPWTRKTKEVETELPPLLARTRMEIKIAGADEIWIDNNLAHLRSAADLSISGFLADPGISGRLVLEEGYILYLDRKFEVGEGVAFFSDPAEINPDIIFRAVTNVTTYRQTESAEYRISLEITGKAQDPIIKLTADPPLQRSDIVSLLTLGATRAQLTGDTGNVLKDRGKVLASRQITGYAGRKLEKTLGLDRVTVTGKILKPELIMAKKVSEGVTVTYQTTVGHLNEQRINLNWELSRRWMVEGSTSRSGDSSASLTYSLRFR; translated from the coding sequence GTGAAGTTGCGATCAGCTGTGAAATATTTATTTATCGCGGGTGGCGGTCTGATCCTGCTGATAGCGGTTCTGCTGATATTCGCCACTCTTCCTCCCGGAGAGGATATCCTGAGAAGGGTGATACAGGGCCGGGTTTCAGCTATTACCCACCAGGAAACGCTGATTGGGGATCTGGAAACAGATATTATTTCCAGGTTAATCATCAGGGATATAAATATCCCGGCACCGGATTCGATAGGCGGAGGAGTTAAAATAGGGGCGGTAGAACTTAACTACCGGCTGAAGCCGCTGCTGAACCGGAAAGTAATAATCGATTCAATAAAAATAAGGTCGCCCCGGTTGAATATCGTCAGGGATTCTACCGGAGGATATAACCTTCCTCTTCTGAATTCCCTGCTTGCGCCACCAGAGGATAGTTTGAGGGAAACAGCCGTGCAGGGAGGAAGATGGAATATAGAGGCGGGGGCAGTCAGGATAACCGGCGCGGATATAAGTTACATCGACAGGTTGGTCCCGGTGAATTTCCGGCTTGGCCAAATCTTATTTCTGGCCGGTAGCCCGGGTTCGGGACATACAGGCAGGAGCGCGAGGATAAAAATCGGTACAGGAATGATGAAGTACCAGACCCTGCCTGAAATCCCCTTTTCCTTCTTTTATAGCGGTGAAATCAGCGAAGGCCTGATTGTTTCCGATTCCACCCGGCTTGCTGTGGGTGGGTTTATCTTGTCGGTAACCGGATCGGTGGAGACAGACGGGGAATACCTGTCGGATCTGCAGCTCGGGCTGCAGGGTGAGCCGCTGCCGGTGATTAGCCAAATAATGGAAAGTTTGGAGTTGCCCGTGGATAAGATCGGGGGCCGCCTATCGGCTGCCGCGAATCTGAAGGGCCCTCTGTCCTTTCCCCGGGGCGATGCCAGGGTAGTGTTGCCGGAAATTCATTACCGCGGGTTGGTGTTTAAAGACTGTCTTCTGAAAGTCCGGGGAGGCCCCGATACCCTGGCAGTAGATACCCTGAGGGCCGCCGCGGCAGAGGGTGTCATCCTTGCAGACGGTTTCCTCTCTTACTCGGATGGATTGAAAGGGAGAGCGGATCTGGCATTCAGTTCGGTTAGAACAGAGAATATCTGGGCCATATTCCGTGAACCCCCTTCTCCTTTAAGAAGTGGATTGGAAGGACATGTCAGTCTGGACTTGAATGGACCCCGCTGGCAGGAATGGGATGTTACGGCAGAGGTCCAGTCCCGTGGGACCCGCTATATGTCACGGCCTTTTGAGGATACAGAGCTGTCTCTGCGTCTCAGGGACAGACGTTTAAACCTTGATTTCAGCCAGGAATACTGCCGGGTGACTGGAAACGTCATCCTTGGCGATTCCACCCTGGAAGGCTCAGTGGACGCCGGTATCGACCGGCTGGAACTTCTGGCGGAATTATTAGATGCCGGGCAGCTGAGCGGGATGATGACGGCGAAGATGGATATAGAGGGAACATACGGCAGTCCGGACTTGAAAGCCGAAATAAAGGCGGAAAGTCTGCAGGTCCGGGGAGTCTTTCTGGATGCTCTTTACTGCATGGGCCGGATGGAAGGAACAGAGATTTTCCTGGATTCACTTTCCTGCGGGAGAGACTCGCTGCTGGTGAGGGCGGCAGGGTACTTCGACCGGATATCCGCTTCCGGAAGATTGTCCGCCTGCCTCTACGATTCCGGAAGGGGCAGAGTTGCGGATTCGGCAGATTGGCCTGAACCGACCGATATAGGTAAATCAGCCGGATGTCTTGACTTGGATTTCAGCTTCCCGCAAACAGGATCATTCTACCTCAAAGGATCCGGCAGAGGGATGGATATAGACGCCCTGGCGTCGGCTGTCAGTGATACTATAACGGCCGGAGGAGTAGCGGAGTTTGAAGTGACTGCCCGCGGTCCAGTCGATTCTTTGAGGGCGGGCCTTCGCCTGGAGGTGGAAAGACCGAGCTGCCGCGGTGTCCGAATGGATTCTCTTCGCCTTGACAGTTCGTTTGAGAATGGAATACTGAGAGTGGAAAAAGTATACCTGAAACGCGCCGCGCAATCATTACGGGGCCAGTTATATATGGAATTGGCTGAAGATGATTCCGGCGGCTGGACCGTGACTCCCGGGAGCCCAACCAGCGGCCGTATTGACGTTGAACAATTTAATCTTGAGCAGTTTGGCAGTCTTTTTCCGGAAGGATGGTCTATAAAGGGTCTGGCCTGGATCGATCTGGATTGGGACGGAATCATATTCGACCCGAAGCCGGAGGGTTCATTGCGGGTAGAATCAGCTGCCTGGGGAAGAGCTGGAGAGGAAGCGCAGTCAGTAAGCGGGATTAATATCTCCGGAACCCTAGCCGATTCAGTATTTATACTGGATACAGCAGAGGCGAATGTTAACGGCACGCCGGTTTCATTGAATGGTTCCGCCACTCTGATCCCGGAAAACCGGTTGAAGATAGATCTGCGTGGAGGGATGGAAGCCGCTCAGGTATTTACGGCAAGGGGTATCCTTTCCCGGGAGGAACAGGACCTGAATATAGAGATGGACAGCCTGAATGTCCGTATCTTTGAACCGTTCGTTCCGGGTGTTAAGCTGACGAAAGGTCAATTATTCGCATCGGTTCATCTGAGCAGTACTCCGGAAAAGAATGATATTACAGGAAATATTCGGGGGAGAGGTCTTGAGATCCAGCCGCAGGCTCTGGATCGTCCCGTAACAAAAGGCCGGTTTCTGGCGGAGTTCGACGGGGGCACTATCCGGATGGAAGCCCTTTCCGCCCGGCTGGGCGGGGGTGTGATCACAGGCAGCGGGTATGCCAATCTGGACACCACCGGCATTTCAGATATATCGATGTTACTTCATGGCCGCCGCGTGGGGTTTGTCATTAACCATGACCTGGAAGTTAACATCGATTCCCTTGATGTGTTCTGGGAACGGGATGGGGCATACTATAAGCTGGGCGGTAATATCGACCCGGGGAAAATACGCTACACCCGCAATTTTCATCCGGCATCGATCATGCCCTGGACCAGGAAGACAAAGGAGGTAGAAACAGAATTGCCTCCGCTGCTGGCCAGAACCAGGATGGAAATAAAGATCGCCGGAGCCGATGAGATATGGATCGATAATAACCTGGCTCATCTCAGATCGGCGGCTGATTTAAGCATATCAGGATTTCTTGCCGATCCCGGCATCAGTGGGCGCCTGGTGCTGGAAGAAGGTTATATACTCTATCTGGACCGGAAATTCGAGGTCGGGGAAGGGGTGGCTTTTTTCTCTGATCCCGCGGAGATCAATCCTGATATTATCTTTCGAGCCGTCACGAATGTTACCACATACCGGCAGACAGAGAGTGCCGAATACAGGATTTCCCTGGAAATTACCGGGAAGGCCCAGGATCCGATTATCAAACTCACCGCAGATCCGCCTCTGCAGCGCTCCGACATTGTATCGCTGCTTACTCTGGGAGCTACCAGGGCCCAACTGACCGGGGATACGGGCAATGTGCTGAAAGACCGCGGAAAGGTCCTGGCCAGCCGGCAGATAACGGGTTACGCGGGCCGTAAGCTGGAGAAGACCCTCGGGCTCGACAGAGTAACGGTCACCGGCAAGATCTTAAAGCCTGAACTGATAATGGCAAAGAAGGTGTCCGAAGGAGTAACTGTTACATACCAGACTACCGTGGGGCATCTGAATGAACAACGGATAAATCTCAACTGGGAATTGAGCAGGCGCTGGATGGTCGAGGGCTCTACCAGCAGAAGCGGCGATTCCTCAGCGAGTCTGACCTATTCATTGAGGTTCCGATGA
- the bamA gene encoding outer membrane protein assembly factor BamA, translating to MRRIVIIKIAILVIAAPYVFAEGRAEEKQPEWTVKSVNIEGNRVFKDDELLKLMVTRPSGWFRSRKFHHSVFQDDLSGLGEFYRQNGYFNAEITDTTVSRDRDENHVRIFISIDEGPVTSVEGISILGNRAFPDSTLTALLKLETGTPYMRKKLQDGMIAIATLYADNGYLDASVTPETRINEGEHRVIIDLIIDEGKQMSISDIEIRGLDKTRDFVVRRELNFKKGEIISRRKLMKSQKQLYLTGLFNSVSITPAKRPGDSEGQRALVVELREKDSSRFSVSAGYGSIEKVMGRVEISFDNLFGTARKAGVRMKANFIERRVEGSFSEPRTMGSRFTTDLNLFYSYQDQPGFDVSRHGGLLTFGRNISSSGYLTLRYRHEDQRLRNVEILELPENTKPRLRSITLGLTNDTRDDLFNSTRGWFLDFSYELSGTFLGGTEAFNRTVLNLRCFRSVGLGNVLAASLEAGWIDIYGASGGVPINELFYTGGPNSIRGFEYRKVGPLDAGGNPVGGQFELVLNGEIRKAVWRWVGVAVFLDAGNVWRRIRHCRFDSIRYSAGPGIRINTPIGIVRFDAGFNPDPREGEEKVRYYIVMGNAF from the coding sequence ATGAGAAGAATTGTGATTATTAAGATAGCAATTCTGGTTATTGCCGCGCCGTACGTTTTTGCAGAGGGGCGGGCAGAGGAAAAACAGCCTGAATGGACTGTGAAAAGTGTAAATATTGAGGGAAACCGGGTATTCAAAGATGACGAGCTGCTTAAACTTATGGTTACCCGTCCATCCGGCTGGTTCCGGTCCAGAAAGTTCCACCATTCAGTTTTTCAGGATGACCTGTCCGGACTTGGTGAGTTCTACAGGCAGAACGGATATTTCAACGCTGAGATAACCGATACCACAGTGTCAAGAGATAGGGATGAAAACCATGTCAGAATATTCATCTCGATAGATGAAGGGCCGGTTACCTCGGTGGAGGGTATAAGCATTTTAGGTAACCGTGCATTCCCGGATTCAACCCTGACGGCTCTGTTAAAACTTGAGACCGGAACTCCCTACATGAGAAAAAAGCTTCAGGACGGCATGATTGCGATAGCCACCTTGTACGCGGATAACGGATATCTGGATGCGTCGGTCACACCGGAAACCAGAATTAACGAAGGGGAACACCGGGTGATAATAGATCTGATAATAGACGAGGGAAAGCAGATGTCCATTTCTGATATCGAGATCAGGGGACTGGATAAGACAAGAGATTTTGTGGTGCGCCGGGAGCTGAACTTCAAAAAGGGAGAAATTATATCTCGCAGAAAGCTTATGAAATCCCAGAAACAGCTTTATCTCACCGGCCTGTTTAATAGTGTCAGCATCACCCCGGCAAAGCGCCCCGGGGATTCCGAAGGACAGAGAGCCCTTGTGGTTGAATTAAGGGAAAAGGACTCCAGCAGATTCAGCGTTTCGGCAGGGTACGGTTCGATAGAGAAGGTTATGGGAAGGGTTGAGATCTCTTTTGACAATCTCTTCGGCACCGCCCGGAAGGCAGGTGTGAGGATGAAGGCGAATTTCATCGAGCGGAGGGTGGAAGGCTCTTTTTCTGAACCGAGGACCATGGGCAGCCGTTTTACCACCGATCTGAATCTCTTTTACAGCTATCAGGATCAACCCGGCTTCGACGTCAGCCGTCACGGCGGCCTTCTCACATTCGGCCGCAACATTAGTAGTAGCGGTTATTTAACTCTGCGTTACCGTCACGAGGATCAGCGTCTCCGTAATGTGGAGATCCTGGAGTTGCCTGAGAATACCAAACCAAGGCTGCGCAGTATAACCCTGGGTCTTACCAACGATACCCGGGACGATCTTTTCAACTCCACAAGGGGCTGGTTCCTGGATTTTTCATACGAACTGTCTGGAACCTTTCTCGGCGGCACCGAAGCATTCAACCGCACAGTATTGAATCTCCGCTGTTTCAGATCTGTGGGATTGGGTAATGTCCTTGCGGCGTCATTAGAAGCCGGATGGATTGATATTTACGGGGCTTCCGGCGGAGTTCCGATAAATGAGCTGTTTTATACCGGCGGGCCCAATTCAATCCGGGGTTTCGAATACAGGAAGGTGGGCCCCCTGGATGCCGGGGGTAATCCCGTTGGCGGACAGTTCGAACTGGTATTGAACGGAGAGATCAGGAAAGCGGTATGGCGCTGGGTCGGAGTCGCGGTTTTTCTCGACGCCGGAAATGTATGGAGGAGGATACGACACTGCCGGTTCGACAGTATTCGTTACTCCGCCGGCCCCGGAATCCGAATTAACACCCCGATCGGCATCGTCCGTTTTGATGCCGGCTTCAATCCCGATCCCAGGGAAGGTGAGGAGAAGGTCCGGTATTACATCGTTATGGGAAACGCCTTCTAG